The following proteins come from a genomic window of Triticum aestivum cultivar Chinese Spring chromosome 6A, IWGSC CS RefSeq v2.1, whole genome shotgun sequence:
- the LOC123129964 gene encoding uncharacterized protein: protein MAMASTEPLALLLLVALSTTMAMPAAGEGSCNGHKVTVQNLCGHDLTLGIEARSNSKPLFPNGYLLPSGKHESFDVCAWIGSVSAQGAAVAEFHMDHEGGAYYEVSTNQASMSVRVSVTPHGSPLQGHCPTAGCDTGNHCFEHSVPGGNCHGVTEIKIVYYNP, encoded by the coding sequence ATGGCAATGGCGTCGACCGAGCCCCTGGCCCTCCTGCTGCTCGTGGCTCTGTCCACGACGATGGCCATGCCCGCCGCCGGAGAAGGCTCCTGCAACGGCCACAAGGTGACGGTGCAGAACCTGTGCGGCCACGACCTGACCCTGGGCATCGAGGCGCGCTCCAACAGCAAGCCGCTCTTCCCCAACGGGTATCTGCTCCCCAGCGGGAAGCACGAGTCGTTCGACGTCTGCGCGTGGATAGGGAGCGTGTCCGCGCAGGGCGCCGCCGTGGCCGAGTTCCACATGGACCATGAGGGCGGGGCGTACTACGAGGTGAGCACCAACCAGGCGAGCATGTCCGTCCGCGTTTCGGTCACCCCGCACGGCAGCCCGCTGCAGGGGCACTGCCCCACCGCTGGGTGCGACACCGGCAACCACTGCTTTGAGCACTCCGTCCCCGGCGGCAACTGCCACGGCGTCACCGAGATCAAGATCGTCTACTACAACCCATAG